Below is a window of Picosynechococcus sp. PCC 7002 DNA.
CCCAAATTAAACAAACTGATCGCTTCGTCTTTAAATTGCACGGCATCATGATAATTTTCTTGGTAATTTTCTGGGGTAATGGTGTCGTAGGTTTCCCGTAGATTACGCAGCACTAAATGCTCTTTGTAATCGGGCTTCGGGGGCAAAATTGGGTCTACTTCACTACTGCCGAGGACATCAAAAATTAACACGGCCTGGTGGGAGGCGATCGCTCGCCCACTTTCACTTACCAGCACGGGCACGGGCACGTTAGTTTCATCGCAAGTATCCTGCACCGTCGCCACCACGTCATTGGCGTAGTTTTGCATGTTGTAGTTCTTCGAGGAGGGGAAATTGTTCTTGGAGCCGCTGTAATCCACCGCGAGACCGCCGCCCACATCCAAAAAGCCCATGGGAGCGCCGAGTTTTACCAGTTCCACATAGATTTGTGAGGCTTCTCGGATGGCAGACTTAACAACACTGATCGAGGAAAGTTGGGAACCGATGTGGTAATGCAATAATTGCAGGCAATCGAGCATTTCCTCTGCCTGTAGTTTTTCCACGAGCCGCAAAATCTGCGGAATGGTTAACCCAAATTTAGCGCGATCGCCAGAGGAGCCCCCCCAACGACCAATGCCGCGACTGGCAAGCTTGGCGCGAATGCCCAACATCGGCCGGATGCCCAAACTTTGACTCGCCCGAATCACCAAGTCTAATTCTTCCGGCTGCTCGATCACGATCAAGGCGCGGTGCCCCAATTGGGTCGCTAGGAGGGCCGTTTCAATGTAATGCTGATCCTTATAACCGTTGCAAATGAGCAGTCGCTCTTGATCGGCCTCTGGTTCCAACAGGGCGATCGCAATCATGAGTTCTGGCTTAGAACCCGCTTCTAGGCCCAGATGGTGGGTGCGCCCCAATTCCACAAGATCTTCTACCAAATGGCGCTGCTGATTGCATTTGACCGGATACACACCCCGGTAATGGTTCGGATAGTCATACCGGGCGATCGCCGTCGCAAAACAGTCCTGGAGCCGTTCAATGCGATCGCGCAGAATATCCGGAAAACGAATTAAGAAGGGTAAACCAATGTTTCGCTGTTTGAGGGATTCTACCAGCTCAAATAGATCAATGCTTGTCCCTGCGTCCCCAAGGGGAGACACCTGCACATGACCCTGGTTATTAATCGAAAAATATGGTTCCCCCCACCCTGCCACTTGGTATAACGTCTCGCTATCCGCCACTGTCCAACGGGTATTTACTGACTGCTCCAAACAACCAAGGGCTTTGTTCATCGTGGGTTTGCAACCTATTCCATTAAATTTTTGCCGGGCCTGGACAATTTTTGAAAATTGCCACTCTCTTATTTTCCCAGAGACGCCTCATCATACACAATGTTTTTGTGAAAATGTTGGAGAATGATTCGGCGATCGCCTTTCCGCTAATTGTGGCCTGTGAACTCTCCATAGTTCTAAATTTTTTCTATACTTCTGGAAACAGACCCTACCGACCCTTGCTAATCTGTTAGTAACTTTTTGCCGCGCCTTCATCCTCAAATTTTCCGCTTATCCTTGCATATGCCGCCAACCCTCCTTTCCACAAAGCCGATCATCGCGCAACAACCCACATCGATTACAACCTCAGATCGACCGATCTTTGGTGGCATTGCCCCATGGATTATTCTCGCCTCAGCCTTTTTCTGTAGCACCCTAGGGCTTCTGTTCTATATTCGTGGCATTAATCAAAAGCATAAAAAAGAAGCCAAGCTCAATCGTTACAAAATTAACGATCTCAAGAAAAAACTCAAACTGGCCCTGAGCACAATCAAGAAAATGGAAAGTAACCCGGACTTGGTACACTCCCGGGAGTTTAACCTCGATTACCTCCGGATGCGGATGGAAGAAGATCAGTTCCACTACGTGATTGTGAACCAGCTCAAAATTAAGGTGCGTCTAATTATTAGCGTTGCCCTACGCCCCAGTACCGCCGATGTAGCCACTGTGGGGATCGCCACCAGTGGTCGCCCCGTAGACGAAATTTTTGACGTTTATTACGACACAATTAATCGAGAAGGTCAACGCCAGGAAGGGGTCTTATTTCGCGTCAATATTAGCCTTACAAAACTTCCCGCCCAAGCTAGCAGCATCACTGTTGAACAAATTATTGATTGTCTCGAAAAATTTCTCAATCCCAGTGAAGCTCCTGACTATTGGCAGCCTACGGTGCAAGGGCGTGTCGTCACCATTGAATGGGATCAAAAAGCAAAACCCACACCGCTACTCCTCTTTAAACAGTCAGAAGAAGGAGACAATGTGAGTTTTCGTAGTATTGCCTGATGATCTCTAGCAGTTAGCGAAAATTAGGGAGATTTGAGAAGTATGCTTCATTAACTACCCATGCTGGTAAAGAAATCAATGGTGTCCTTCAGGGCAGCAATAAACTGATCGATTTCAGCGGTGGTGTTGTAAAAATAGAGGCTGGCGCGGGCACTGCCAGAGGCCTCAAACAGACGGT
It encodes the following:
- the speA gene encoding biosynthetic arginine decarboxylase; this encodes MNKALGCLEQSVNTRWTVADSETLYQVAGWGEPYFSINNQGHVQVSPLGDAGTSIDLFELVESLKQRNIGLPFLIRFPDILRDRIERLQDCFATAIARYDYPNHYRGVYPVKCNQQRHLVEDLVELGRTHHLGLEAGSKPELMIAIALLEPEADQERLLICNGYKDQHYIETALLATQLGHRALIVIEQPEELDLVIRASQSLGIRPMLGIRAKLASRGIGRWGGSSGDRAKFGLTIPQILRLVEKLQAEEMLDCLQLLHYHIGSQLSSISVVKSAIREASQIYVELVKLGAPMGFLDVGGGLAVDYSGSKNNFPSSKNYNMQNYANDVVATVQDTCDETNVPVPVLVSESGRAIASHQAVLIFDVLGSSEVDPILPPKPDYKEHLVLRNLRETYDTITPENYQENYHDAVQFKDEAISLFNLGYLSLGDRANAEELYWSCCQKIFSIIQGQASIPEDFEELWQNMAALYYVNLSVFQSVPDSWAIDQLFPIMPIHRLHEEPTKKGILADLTCDSDGRINRFIDTKAESKNLLELHPPNGQPYYLGLFLMGAYQEIMGNLHNLFGDTHVVHVRLTDDGYHLEHLVEGDTIKEVLQYVQYDVADLLETMRCRTEKALSEKRLTLQQSQLLINHYRQSLESYTYLH